Proteins encoded by one window of Seriola aureovittata isolate HTS-2021-v1 ecotype China chromosome 4, ASM2101889v1, whole genome shotgun sequence:
- the LOC130167896 gene encoding transient receptor potential cation channel subfamily V member 1-like: MENGRPQDKEEPNKGQEEEGNSLDWLLGKDSSEINPAPMDTNVLLSGLNRSSVDNICVKVFTRERVFEAVSQGDTSQLNGLLNYLRVHDKQLTSPEFTDETNGKTALLKALLNLKDGKNDTIEILLDIAEKTGDLENLINASYKDSCYKGQTALHVAIERRSFDHVKLLVQKGADVQAKANGRFFQHNAGLGFYFGELPLSLAACTNQPDIVSFLMDNPHRGADLTDKDSQGNTVLHTLVVIADNTEENTDMVARMYDEILILHHKLEETTKVKLEAMENDQGLTPLKLAAKLGKIGLFRHILQREFVDEEMRPLSRKLPEWVYGPVHSSLYDMSSIDTNEDNSVLEIVVFGSEIPNRTEMLQIEPLRSLLEDKWDRFASKLFLMNFLVYLIYLITFTTVAFYRKEGQPPFPVENTPVDHLRCMGELISVLGAAWFFYKAIVLFKRNPPNFKALYTDGFYDILFFLQATLLLICVVLYSCGRREYVGLLVLSLALAWINVLYYSRGSKQMGMYSVMMQRMILGDLLHFLCVYGVLLFGFSAAIVALIEDSAPTLADSTPARGRSFAADTFKCKKPSYNDIRFTTLELFKFTIGMGDLEFTDHVQYKEVFYILLILYIVLTYILLLNMLIALMGNTVERISKESENIWNLQRAFTILDMERTLPRGLKNKLYSGMSKMVCLTGENDECRRFFRVEEMNWRQWKSELGVIREEDPGNQMMKPQPNDQTLGYRWNLNPLLERIRSRRRPPQHASVPRV, translated from the exons ATGGAAAATGGACGCCCACAAGACAAAGAGGAGCCGAACAAAGGccaagaagaggaggggaatAGTCTGGATTGGCTCCTTGGAAAAGACAGCTCAGAGATCAATCCTGCACCTATGGACACCAACGTTTTACTGTCTGG aCTAAACCGTTCCAGTGTTGACAACATATGCGTTAAAGTATTCACCAGGGAGAGAGTCTTTGAAGCAGTTTCCCAGGGGGACACAAGTCAACTTAATGGCCTGCTCAACTACCTGCGAGTTCATGATAAGCAACTTACAAGCCCAGAATTTACAG ATGAAACAAATGGGAAGACGGCTCTCCTGAAAGCGTTGCTGAATCTAAAAGATGGTAAAAATGATACCATTGAAATTCTCCTTGACATAGCAGAGAAGACCGGAGATTTAGAAAATTTAATCAACGCGTCTTACAAAGATTCTTGCTACAAAG GTCAGACAGCCTTGCATGTTGCCATTGAAAGGAGGAGCTTTGACCATGTGAAACTGCTGGTCCAGAAAGGAGCAGATGTGCAGGCCAAAGCCAATGGGAGGTTCTTCCAGCATAATGCAGGactgggcttttattttg GAGAACTTCCACTGTCACTGGCTGCCTGCACCAACCAGCCTGATATTGTGTCTTTCCTAATGGATAACCCTCACAGAGGAGCTGACCTGACTGACAAGGACTCGCAGGGAAACACTGTCTTGCACACCTTGGTGGTCATAGCAGacaacacagaagaaaacacagatatgGTTGCAAGGATGTATGATGAGATCCTCATTCTGCACCACAAACTCGAGGAAACAACAAAGGTCAAGCTGGAAGCTATGGAAAATGATCAGGGGTTGACTCCTCTGAAGTTAGCAGCCAAGCTTGGAAAGATTGGG CTGTTCAGGCACATTTTGCAGCGGGAATTTGTGGATGAAGAGATGAGGCCGCTGTCCAGGAAGTTACCAGAATGGGTCTATGGACCTGTTCACTCCTCACTTTATGATATGAGTTCCATCGACACCAACGAAGACAACTCTGTGTTGGAGATAGTCGTCTTTGGGAGTGAAATTCCG AATCGTACCGAGATGCTGCAGATCGAGCCTCTTCGCAGTCTTCTCGAGGATAAATGGGACAGGTTTGCTTCCAAACTATTCTTGATGAATTTTTTGGTGTATCTGATATACCTGATCACCTTCACCACTGTGGCCTTCTACAGAAAGGAGGGACAG CCACCGTTTCCCGTTGAAAACACCCCGGTCGACCACCTCCGCTGCATGGGTGAGCTCATCAGTGTCCTTGGAGCAGCGTGGTTCTTCTATAAAGCG ATAGTTCTTTTCAAGAGGAACCCCCCAAACTTCAAGGCTCTGTACACTGATGGATTCTATGACATTCTGTT tttcCTGCAGGCGACACTCCTCCTGATCTGCGTGGTTTTGTACAGCTGTGGGCGGAGAGAGTATGTTGGACTCCTTGTGCTCTCACTGGCTCTTGCCTGGATCAATGTCCTTTACTACTCAAGAGGCTCTAAACAAATGGGGATGTACAGTGTCATGATGCAAAGG ATGATCCTGGGTGATCTGTTACACTTCTTATGTGTCTATGGTGTCTTGCTCTTTGGATTTTCTGCAG CTATTGTTGCACTCATAGAAGACTCCGCTCCAACTCTGGCCGACAGCACACCGGCACGTGGAAGGAGCTTTGCTGCTGATACATTCAAGTGCAAGAAGCCAAGTTACAATGACATCCGCTTTACGACACTGGAATTGTTTAAGTTCACTATTGGAATGGGAGATCTGGAGTTCACCGACCACGTTCAGTATAAAGAGGTTTTCTACATCCTGCTCATCTTGTACATAGTCCTCACTTACATCCTGCTGCTCAACATGCTCATAGCCCTGATGGGCAACACAGTTGAACGGATCTccaaagaaagtgaaaacatctggaacCTGCAG AGAGCCTTTACAATTTTGGACATGGAGAGGACTCTGCCGAGGGGcctgaaaaataaactgtacTCAGGAATGTCGAAGATGGTGTGTCTGACAGGCGAGAATGATGAGTGTCGGAGATTTTTCAG GGTGGAGGAAATGAATTGGAGACAATGGAAGTCAGAGCTCGGTGTAATCCGAGAGGAAGACCCCGGGAATCAGATGATGAAGCCACAGCCCAACGACCAGACTCTCG GGTACCGGTGGAACCTAAATCCACTCCTGGAGAGGATTCGTTCCAGACGTCGCCCACCACAGCATGCCAGCGTTCCCAGGGTTTAA
- the LOC130168251 gene encoding V-set and transmembrane domain-containing protein 5: MWHFRLWDVQDVAVFLSITLYICDLAGAISIHSPQRSLTRSVQDDVFFSVDVTCNGIPTIQWTFMSGVVSRTIGTWQPGVYTNITVDYSSRVQPYNNGSIGLSDLRLQDAGFYVVTVTETAGSSKDTGFVLKVNEVLYEDLQYLSVSALALACLAVILMLAVWLLDKAYRKIAAWRRRTQMPENDATELQPL, from the exons ATGTGGCATTTCAGGCTCTGGGATGTACAagatgttgctgtgtttctcaGCATCACattatatatttgtgacttAG CCGGAGCCATCTCTATCCATTCTCCCCAGAGGAGCCTCACCAGGTCAGTGCAGGACgatgtgtttttctcagtggATGTTACCTGCAATGGGATCCCCACCATACAATGGACCTTTATGTCAGGAGTGGTGAGCCGCACCATAGGGACTTGGCAGCCTGGCGTGTACACTAACATAACAGTGGATTACAGCAGCAGAGTGCAGCCTTACAACAATGGCTCTATTGGCCTGTCAGACCTGCGGCTGCAGGATGCCGGATTCTACGTGGTCACTGTTACAGAAACAGCCGGAAGCAGCAAGGACACCGGGTTTGTCCTGAAAGTGAACG AGGTGCTGTATGAGGATCTTcagtacctgtctgtctctgccttgGCACTGGCCTGCTTGGCAGTCATCCTCATGCTTGCCGTCTGGCTACTAGACAAGGCCTACAGGAAGATAGCAGCCTGGAGACGCAGGACACAGATGCCAG AAAACGATGCAACAGAGCTGCAGCCTCTGTGA
- the LOC130167897 gene encoding protein FAM222B-like, with product MLACLPASGDPTVRLLSRTQMNTGLQKWETTQKMRSASYPTPAELDAYAKKVANNPLTIQIFPNSVKVPQRKHIRRTVNGLDTSSSSQRHSPYPSQVSASGGLLAVLRAPAKGVIKESDGCRARHLHKAIMNPHSGPYATQSTLNLPQPAPHLQGPPQPAVQAAQKQGMVHPQALQQQQSMTHPMTLQQPQTMPHPQALQQRNMAHSQALQRQQSLSQVQTSQQQRLAHPQGIQRQQSLPHPQALQQSQSCPSVVPQQHLSHLQTLKHQTAPPQALLTQQGVTQDLRHISDGAQLPSLQHTQGLVGSQPLPQAVGAGPPTMPNSLQQPPPGAYGPRKLPDADAPPNVTVSTSTIPLSMAASLHQNRPGDLSSIVHQINQLCQARAGMGTTSVCEGQIANPSPISRNLLINASSRVSSHHPALGSVPSCLMVGPPDKATAQPPGAALHSQPNIAATNSIPAFHTDPEKVQLQQQQLQHHLHQQKQQQQQQHLQQQQHLQQLQQLQLQPQQRSWAQHQLAHMQQPPEGAHPCKNPRMEAPTECAFPSQNLNYSHKLPNTAQSFPLKHPAEKPRPSSPVNCPVGSMPYINSHYMQPPWGSIPATAGNNGSGPQDLPVAFQGGQAAASADRIPGAKYRPGKEGPSGQSKLMQNVDFLGGDFQMPSFQEQNLDVMEKMHRSAMGQVQEPSNGRAVHTHHPGYR from the exons ATGCTGGCCTGTCTGCCAGCATCAGGTGACCCTACCGTCAGACTTCTCTCCCGCACGCAGATGAACACTGGACTTCAGAAAT GGGAAACTACACAGAAGATGAGATCTGCCAGCTACCCAACCCCAGCAGAGTTGGATGCCTATGCTAAGAAAGTTGCCAATAACCCTCTGACCATCCAGATCTTCCCCAACAGTGTCAAAGTACCTCAAAGGAAGCACATTCGACGCACAGTCAACGGGCTTGACACATCCTCGTCCAGCCAGCGCCACAGTCCCTACCCCTCTCAGGTAAGCGCCAGTGGGGGCCTGCTGGCTGTCCTCCGAGCGCCTGCCAAAGGCGTCATCAAAGAGTCAGACGGCTGCCGCGCCCGACACCTTCACAAGGCCATCATGAACCCTCACAGTGGGCCGTAtgccactcaaagcactttaaatCTTCCTCAGCCTGCACCTCACCTACAGGGCCCACCTCAGCCTGCAGTCCAGGCTGCCCAGAAGCAGGGCATGGTTCACCCACAGGcgctacagcagcagcaaagcatGACTCATCCAATGACTTTACAGCAGCCTCAAACTATGCCTCACCCACAGGCTTTACAACAAAGGAACATGGCTCATTCACAGGCTCTGCAGCGGCAGCAGAGCTTGTCCCAGGTTCAGACTTCACAGCAGCAAAGATTGGCTCATCCACAAGGCATACAGAGGCAGCAGAGTCTGCCTCACCCCCAGGCTCTACAGCAGAGCCAGTCCTGTCCCTCAGTCGTACCACAGCAGCATCTATCTCATCTGCAGACACTAAAGCATCAGACAGCTCCTCCCCAAGCTTTACTTACACAACAAGGAGTGACTCAGGATCTGCGCCACATATCTGATGGAGCTCAGCTTCCGAGCCTGCAGCACACCCAGGGCCTCGTCGGCTCGCAGCCCCTCCCCCAGGCTGTGGGTGCAGGACCCCCTACCATGCCTAATAGCCTCCAGCAGCCCCCACCGGGGGCATATGGGCCCCGGAAGCTCCCTGATGCAGATGCCCCACCAAATGTAACTGTATCTACCTCCACCATCCCACTGTCCATGGCAGCCAGCCTGCATCAGAACCGGCCTGGTGACCTGAGCAGCATTGTGCACCAAATCAACCAGTTGTGTCAGGCACGGGCCGGCATGGGCACCACCTCAGTCTGTGAGGGCCAGATCGCAAACCCCAGCCCCATCAGCCGCAACCTGCTGATCAACGCCAGCTCAAGGGTGTCCTCTCACCACCCGGCTCTGGGCTCTGTGCCCAGCTGCCTCATGGTGGGACCCCCAGACAAAGCTACAGCTCAGCCCCCTGGGGCTGCTCTCCATTCACAGCCCAATATAGCTGCCACTAATAGTATACCTGCCTTTCACACTGACCCAGAGAAGGTAcaactccagcagcagcagcttcagcaccaTTTACATcagcagaaacaacagcagcagcagcaacatttacagcagcagcaacatttacaacaactacaacagctgcagctgcagccacagcagcGCTCCTGGGCCCAGCATCAGCTGGCCCACATGCAGCAGCCCCCCGAGGGGGCCCATCCCTGCAAGAACCCAAGGATGGAAGCTCCAACTGAGTGTGCTTTCCCTTCTCAAAACCTGAACTATTCCCATAAGCTACCAAACACTGCACAGTCTTTTCCTCTAAAACACCCAGCAGAAAAACCACGACCTTCATCCCCTGTTAACTGCCCAGTAGGTTCTATGCCTTACATTAATAGCCACTACATGCAGCCACCGTGGGGCAGCATTCCAGCCACGGCAGGTAACAATGGATCTGGCCCTCAGGATCTCCCAGTGGCTTTCCAGGGAGGGCAGGCTGCTGCCTCCGCTGACCGCATCCCAGGGGCGAAGTACAGGCCAGGGAAGGAGGGTCCTAGCGGCCAGTCGAAGTTGATGCAGAATGTGGATTTCTTAGGAGGGGACTTCCAGATGCCCAGCTTTCAGGAGCAGAACTTGGATGTGATGGAGAAGATGCACAGGTCAGCCATGGGCCAAGTTCAGGAGCCCAGTAATGGCAGAGCTGTCCACACTCATCACCCAGGCTACCGTTAA